The Anopheles maculipalpis chromosome 3RL, idAnoMacuDA_375_x, whole genome shotgun sequence genomic sequence TTGGTCTCTGAACATTGCCACATGGTAATGTCAGTAGTCTTGGAGAAGATGACAGGAGAGCACCTGCACTCTTACCCAATTACGGTTCTTCCTATAAGCGTACTGAGCGGCCCCAAACAGAAGCTCAAAACGAATTGGTTGTTACTGGCGGATCTGATATATCGGATGGCCTCGTAGTAGGGGTCTTGTGTGCAATAGAAGCTTAGCAGCAGGGTGATGGAGctgcagccgcagcaacaaaaacgcaGGCTAACTTCTTCGATGATAACTCACGTGATCGCATTGACTTCGGCTACCTAATAGCTCTCTCCTCTTTACAGGATAATAGAGGGATAAATTCTGTTCTGGACCATCGAAATCGATGGAGTTGAATCGTGTTTGTGCCGTGTCATATATCATTGTAAAGAACCGTGTCCAATAAATCCTGTGTGTTGTTAAGTTATGTCCGTATTTTATTCCGGTCACCGCGTCCGGACGTAAATCGGGGAATCATATTCAGAGCCCCTGATGTTCGTGTTAGTTGATTTAGGTTGCAATTAACTCTCCTAATATCCCAGTCAAGTTTAGCAGATATGACTAAGTTCAACGTCACATGATAGGTTTTTTTATGCACAGGTATTTAGGATACGTTCTTTCGAAGTTGTCCTAAACTTCACCTATCATGTGCCAAATGTGCTGGCTGTATCCTACATCATCAGGAAATTACTTCGCTCAAAGGCCCTGTCGAACTCTATGAGCTATACCATCATCTTACTGTTATGCACCGAATCAGATTCATCAGTCTGATCAAGAATCGCACTGTACTACCAAACCCCCAATTTGGACAATACCTCTTTTTTGGCCTTGCACATGGATGCGGTAAATGCAAATTGGGATCGACGATGTCGCTAGACCGAGAGCGGTAACAAGTGGATTTTTGTAACCGCTTGAAAAATTAGTAACAAATTTTTATTGGGCGTACACTGGCCCCAAGCGTGACCCAAAGCATCTCGCCTGATACAAAGCCCTGACTAAATTTTGAGGAAATATTTACCAACATGCTTTTGAAATATAACATGCAATTGCTTTCTGTAACTGTTAAGATTATGCGACGAAATTCGGTAATCTGTCTTGCTGGATGTACTGAAAACAGATCACTCACAAGCTTCATTGTTACGCGATGTTGACAGAAAGTAATATTACGGATTTTTGAAGGACAAAACAATTCATGGTAGGAAGAATaaagaaaagtttatttaCGCACCTCTTATTCAAGTGCTTTGCAATCAATACAAATATGCTTGCCTCTTTGATGCTTACACGCTATACCCATCCAGCTAGAATCGAAGCTGTTGAGCGAACATCACTATTTTGTCATTTAATATCacgaaaaaaatggagattGTTTCGATGTCGTTAaacacgatgatgatggcgatgaggAAACTGGAAGAGTTGCTTCCAAAATACTTTTCCAATCATAGGAAGTGGCATCGAAGTAGCATGTCAATGAAATAGCATTTTAGTTCTCGTTCATTATGGTGTCAATATCGTACACGTCCATtacattttccaatatttccCAGTACGTTTCGCGCGTAAGTTCCGGACAGAACACCTACCGAGAAATCAAGAATATACAGAGAGTTTATCAAAAGACCCTTACATAATTAGGATACGATATGATCCATACATTGTACCAATTGGTGGTCTCATCCGTCTCGTCCATCAACGGCACCTGCACGCCATACACTTGGAAGGCTAGTGCAAGACAGCAGACAGCAGTATGGGCTGGTTTGTAATCGAGAATTTTGCTACTATGGTGAAAGTCTTGCAAGAAAGCGGCAGCAGCCTTTGCAACAGGCATCGAGTGCCACTCCTTGGCACCGAACAGATCTTGTAGCGATTTCATATAGTGCAGCATGTACTTATGCGGATGCACAATCGTCATGTCGAACTTGAGCATGCGGGCAATAAACAGTTCGGCCTGCACTATCGTATCCCACATCGACCAATACTCGTCGCATGGTTCCAGTGGCGTGGCATCCCGGTTAATTGTGTTGTGGGCTACATTGATAACGTCTCGTTTCCTTACTTTGTCATCCTTTATTTTACCAGCCAGATACAGACATGAACAGGCGATCATCTGCAAGAAAAGACAACTTCC encodes the following:
- the LOC126562832 gene encoding cyclin-Q encodes the protein MMQMNNINLTDSMTWENVPRRPTSVNYKYTTQKEMPARFIFECAQKLEMKPLTSATAAILYHRFFRELDDTEYDPYMIACSCLYLAGKIKDDKVRKRDVINVAHNTINRDATPLEPCDEYWSMWDTIVQAELFIARMLKFDMTIVHPHKYMLHYMKSLQDLFGAKEWHSMPVAKAAAAFLQDFHHSSKILDYKPAHTAVCCLALAFQVYGVQVPLMDETDETTNWYNVFCPELTRETYWEILENVMDVYDIDTIMNEN